CTGCCGGATGCGATTGTGATGCAGAATAAAGACCTGTTGTTAGCCGTCGGCTTCTCGCTCACGGTTGGCGTGATTCTAGTGTGCGGATTGTTGGACGTTGTTATTGGTTTGGTATTACTCGCGAACGCCAGCAAGTTACCTACTTTGGTGAAAATATTTGCGGTTATGACGTTGATCCAAGGTGTCTTTGAAGTCACCGTGGTTTTTTCTCCAGCCTCGATCGTGATCTTCCCGGTTTCTCTTATCGTGTTGGCGGCTTTTTTCTTAACCAAGCCGGAATCGATTGAGGTGGTTTAGCCTCATGTCTGCTAAACAACAGGGCTTAGTTATCGGCTCAAATTGATTCGTTAACCGAATTGGTGCGGCTATTGTGAGTTTTGTCGACGCTCCAGTTGCTTGATTGTTAGTGAACAAAAAAGCGAAAACGCTGTACATACGTCAAATTTACTGTATGGTGCAGACTAGCTTAAAGATTCAGCCAGTTTAGATCCTTCGTATTTCGGTTATCTCCTCGTAGTTGTTACATCCCGCTTAGCCTATCCGTTGTTACTATTTTAGTGCCCTCGTATAGTAGAAATAGTTGCTTGTTACCCTCCAGAAGTTTTTACCTTTTCAAAGTTTATAAATCCCCGCTTCAATTTTTCTGCATCATCGCCTCATTGAGGCATTATAAATTTTATATATTTAAAGGTAATACACATGTCTAATACAACAACTGGAACTGTAAAGTGGTTTAACGAAACTAAAGGCTTTGGCTTCATCGAGCAAGAATCTGGCCCTGATGTTTTCGCACACTACAGTGCTATTTTGGACTCTGGTTTCAAAACATTGCAAGAAGGCCAAAAAGTTGAGTTCAACTTAACTCAAGGCGCAAAAGGCCCACAAGCTGAAGCGATTGTTTGCGTCTAGATTTGGATGCTGCTGAACGTAGTTCAGCTTCAGAGTGCTGATTAATTTGGCACTCTGACAAAACATAGATCAAATCGGCCGATTGCTAAATCGCCGACTTGCTCAAAAAATCCAATCTCCGATTCATTCGGTGGTTGGATTTTTTTTTGCTTTATAGTGATGGCTAGTTTGTAGTTAGGTGCTAGCTGAGTTCAGCTAAAAAATCACCGGCGAACAGAGCTCAAGACTCTGTTCGCCGGCGCGCTCTTCTGGCTAGCCGGTAGATCCCTTGGGGCTAATTTATTGCCATTATTATATTAAGTCGAATCTATCTAAATTCATTACTTTGTTCCATGCTGCGATAAAATCTTCGATGAATTTCTCGTCAGCGCCACTGCTGGCGTATACCTCAGAGATAGCACGCAACTCAGAGCTTGATCCGAACATTAAGTCGACTGGAGTTGCCGTCCACTTCAGTTTGCCGCTAGTACGGTCGTGACCTTGGTAAATTCCAGCCTGCGTGTCAGACTTAGACCACTGTGTCGACATATCCAATAGATTGACGAAGAAATCATTGCTTAGCGTGCCGGGTTTGTCTGTGAGCACGCCGTGTGCCGCTTCACCAGTATTGGCGTTGAGTGTACGCATTCCTCCGACCAACACAGTCATCTCTGGAATACTCAGAGTTAACATGTTCGCACGATCAATCATCATGGCGCCCGGTGATCGAGTGCTGCCTTCAGCAAAATAATTGCGAAAGCCGTCCGCACTGGGCTCAAGAGCGGCAAAAGATGCAATATCCGTTTGCTCAGGGCTGGCGTCGGTGCGCCCCGGTGTGAATGGAACCGAGATTGAGTGGCCTGCCTGTTTGGCTGCTTGTTCAATTGCTGCAGCACCTCCAAGTACTATCAAATCGGCCAACGATACGCGCTTGTTGCCTCGTTGAGCCTCGTTGAACTCTTGTTGTATTGTCGCAATGCGCTCGAGCACGTTTGCTAACTCTTTAGGATTGTTGGCCTCCCAGTCTTTTTGCGGTGGGAGACGTAATCGTGCCCCGTTTGCTCCGCCGCGCATATCGGTGCCACGAAAACTGGCGGCTGATGACCATGCAGTTCTGACCAGTTGAGACGTGCTTATACCTGAGGCAAGCAGGCTATTTTTGAGGTTAGATATATCTTTAGCGTTCACTAGGTCGTGGTTTAGTGCGGGAACTGGGTCTTGCCAAATCAATTCTTCGCTAGGTATATCGGCTCCCAAATAACGCGCGCGCGGGCCCATGTCCCGGTGAGTGAGCTTAAACCATGCTTTGGCAAAGGCTAACTCAAAAGCCTTAGGGTCTTTTTGAAAGCGTAGAGCGATCTCACGATAACTTGGGTCGACTTTGAGCGAGAGGTCGGTAGTGAACATTATGGGTGCATGTCGCTTAGATTTGTCGTGCGCATCAGGAACCAAGTTGGCCACTTGACCGTTGGCCGGAACCCATTGTACTGCGCCGGCGGGGCTTTTGGCTTGAACCCATTCGAATGCGAAAAGGTTGTCTAAGTACTGTGAGCTCCATGCAATAGGATTTGCTGACCATGCGCCTTCTAATCCGCTGGTAATGGTGTCGGCACCGTTGCCTGTACCGCATTTATTTTTCCAACCAAGGCCTTGCTCTTCGATCCCCGCGGCGGCAGGTTCTCGGCCAACGCATTCGTCTGGTTTTGCAGCGCCATGAGCTTTGCCAAATGTATGGCCTCCAGCGATAAGTGCGACCGTTTCTTCGTCATTCATAGCCATGCGAGCAAACGTATCACGTATGTCTTGGGCTGCAGAAAGTGGGTCGTGGTTGCCATTTGGGCCCTCAGGGTTGACATAAATTAAACCCATTTGTACAGCGGCTAACGGTTTTTCAAGTTTTCGGCCTTCGCTATAGCGCTCATCGCCTAAGAATTCAGTTTCAGGGCCCCAATAAACTAGGTCTGGTTCCCAGTCGTCGGTGCGCCCTCCAGCAAAACCAAAGGTGTTGAAGCCCATCGACTCAAGTGCGACATTGCCAGTTAGAACCATCAGATCGGCCCAGGAAATAGCATTACCGTACTTTTGTTTTACCGGCCATAATAACCTGCGTGCTTTATCTAGGTTAGCGTTGTCTGGCCAACTGTTTAAAGGTTCAAAGCGTTGTTGTCCGCCGCCTGCACCGCCGCGGCCATCTGACACGCGATAAGTCCCTGCACTGTGCCAAGCCATGCGAATGAAGAATGGTCCATAATGACCGTAGTCCGCTGGCCACCAGTCTTGCGATGTCTTCATAACCGCCTCAATGTCGCGCTTTAGTGCGTCGAGATCAACGCTGTTAAATGCCGCGGCGTAGTCAAACTCCGAACCGAGCGGGTTTGATTCAGCGCTATGCTGTCGTAGAGGTGAAAGGTCTAAATTGTCTGGCCACCAAAAGTTGTTAGGCTTGGCTTGCCTAGCGGCGCCGGTAATCGGGGCTGTCGCAGCGATGATGAGCGTGGCGGCGGCTAATAAGGGGATAGTCTTTTTTAACATGATATTCGCTCCTTTGCGTGGTATATGGATATTTAACTTTATCTATCCCTAACAAGATAAATCGATTGATGTCAAGAAACCAATTCAATTATTAGATGGTCATTATCGGCTTTTCTGATCGAACTAAATCGATTGCCGCTGTTATACAAAGAAATAGTTAGCGCCCAATAGCGCATCTTAGGTTGGATCGAGCGGTGAGAGTGATGCTGGAGAAGTAGTGGTATCGGCGTTTTCGAGCACCGGTTTGTTTTGATCTTTATACTGCTCCAGCTATTTATAGAACCGAGGAAGGCGGTTCACGTTCGGCGGAGCTGAATACATTTATGTTATTTTTTGACGTTGGTAAAGGTCGCGAACGCTCTAGAATGCTACAGCCAGCCGTTTTCACGAGCGATTCGAAACGCTTCAATGCGATTGCCCGCACCTAGTTTCTGAGTAGCTTGAGCCAAGTAGTTTCTGACGGTACCGGCAGATAGATGAAGCTGTTTGGCTATGCGTTTATTGGTGTGCCCAGCCTCGGCCAATCGTAGAATTGCCCGTTCACGATCACTTAATGGGTCGCTTGTTGCCCACGCGGCTTCTGCGAGAGCCGGGTCAATGACGGTTT
This sequence is a window from Arenicella xantha. Protein-coding genes within it:
- a CDS encoding cold-shock protein; the encoded protein is MSNTTTGTVKWFNETKGFGFIEQESGPDVFAHYSAILDSGFKTLQEGQKVEFNLTQGAKGPQAEAIVCV
- the katG gene encoding catalase/peroxidase HPI codes for the protein MLKKTIPLLAAATLIIAATAPITGAARQAKPNNFWWPDNLDLSPLRQHSAESNPLGSEFDYAAAFNSVDLDALKRDIEAVMKTSQDWWPADYGHYGPFFIRMAWHSAGTYRVSDGRGGAGGGQQRFEPLNSWPDNANLDKARRLLWPVKQKYGNAISWADLMVLTGNVALESMGFNTFGFAGGRTDDWEPDLVYWGPETEFLGDERYSEGRKLEKPLAAVQMGLIYVNPEGPNGNHDPLSAAQDIRDTFARMAMNDEETVALIAGGHTFGKAHGAAKPDECVGREPAAAGIEEQGLGWKNKCGTGNGADTITSGLEGAWSANPIAWSSQYLDNLFAFEWVQAKSPAGAVQWVPANGQVANLVPDAHDKSKRHAPIMFTTDLSLKVDPSYREIALRFQKDPKAFELAFAKAWFKLTHRDMGPRARYLGADIPSEELIWQDPVPALNHDLVNAKDISNLKNSLLASGISTSQLVRTAWSSAASFRGTDMRGGANGARLRLPPQKDWEANNPKELANVLERIATIQQEFNEAQRGNKRVSLADLIVLGGAAAIEQAAKQAGHSISVPFTPGRTDASPEQTDIASFAALEPSADGFRNYFAEGSTRSPGAMMIDRANMLTLSIPEMTVLVGGMRTLNANTGEAAHGVLTDKPGTLSNDFFVNLLDMSTQWSKSDTQAGIYQGHDRTSGKLKWTATPVDLMFGSSSELRAISEVYASSGADEKFIEDFIAAWNKVMNLDRFDLI